The nucleotide sequence AAGACAGATTCAAGAAGCTTTTACTTTTTCATTTTGGAACTAAAGatcaaattaattaagtaaTTATACATTCATCCTCATTGGGGTTTTGTTTTATTGAGCTTCCTGAATATATAGATAGCCTCTTCTCAGTTGAGCGAGGACTGGTTCAAGGGACTCCTCCCACAACTCGCAGGCTTGGGACTGTTTCCAACGACACGAGGACTCATCTGACTCAACCTTATTTCACCCACTCGTGGACTAGACAAACTCCTATTATTGAGCGGAGTTGAACTCGAACTCGTCACCTTAGGACTACTCGTGTGTCTAAACTCTCCTCTGCTTCGTGTAATAACCTCATCAAGAATCTCTGAGTCTCCTGGATATGAAGTTGTCGATCCAATCTCCGTTTCCTGCTCAGAAAGTTAAGTATGAAAAAACAAAGAAGCTAAAGTAAAAAAACAGATGAGTTATGCTTTGAAGTTACCGCTGCGAGATTAAAGGGTAAAGCTGGAGCTTCTTCATACTCAGCTGCGTCCAGATCCTGAAGATGAGCTCCTTTGAAGAACCTAGGGAGTATGTACTGTCTAACAGGGATTAAGAACATGATCATCAAAGGGAACATGACTCCTGCGATTGGGATCCACGTGAGGCCAAAGCAGATTAACAGATAAACCGTTTGAAAAACAGTGAACATTGCAATGGCCTTGAAAGGAACTGTTTCAACGAACGTTGCATGGTAATCTTCAAGAACCCTGCCAACACACACAAAACTGAGTCATTAGGCTTCTTGAAGTGATGATTAAAAAGATAGGAGGAGGTTTAGTTTATACTTGAAGCGGCGACTTGGGGCGGTGAAGAGAAGCAGGATTCTCTCCCAGAATTGGTTTCCAGGTAAGCTTTCAATAGCCATGAAGGCGAAGTATCCCCAGAGGACAGAGGTTGGGATCATTTTAAGGATGGGCATAGCTGCAACGCATCCTCCTACCATTGTGGATTGAAGGAAGTTGCTTACACGCTGCTCTTTGACTTCTACAGGTAACAGATCGTCAATCTCTTTCTCGATATCGAACAGAGTTTCATCAACTGGAGCGTTGAGGTTTCCGGTGAATGTAGTTGCTTGGATTGTTGATTCTTTCAGTTCTTTTAAGCCCTGTAagtggaaagaaaagaaactgtttcttagtAACTCCTTGTTCTATTATTGGAAAGAAAATATAAGATGGGAGATATTATTACTTGAGGTTGCTGGTATACTAATGGTGTCTGCATGTGATGATAAGCTTCTTGCATGTTGTTGTAGAGTTGTCCCAAGCTCGCATTCGTTTTTATGCTTTTGCGTGCTGTTGCAACCAGTCTGTTACGAAGCAACTGCatagagagagtgagagaacTCAGGAAACTCCTACAAGATAAGGCTGTGGTGATTGAGTGATGTTACCTGATACTTGAGAGTTGCTAAGCTTTTGGTATGCATAGGAGATTGAGGAATGACACCGTTTGATGGAGGGACTCCGAGTAGACCACACATTAAGGTCTGCAAGTGATTATTATGACCAATAAGCCAACCAAGAgaaaatattttcagatatgtaaaaatcattttctttttaccAGAAACCCAAGAAGAAGCAAGTCGTAGTGGTAAGAAGAAGGTTTTCTCAAATTGAATTCTTTCTGCTGAGCAAGCTGTGAAGCAACACTATGATCAAAGTAGTAAAGCACAGCAATCATTGATGCTGGTATAAAAGCTCCTATTATGTAGACCACTGGAACATCAAGCATCTCCTGTACAACGGTCCAATTCCCATAAGCACCAGGGGACCAAGGGTTTGGGCTAAAAAGCCGGCGGGGGATGCCTTTAGGAACATCTCCTGAAGGAATGTAGGAGACACCGGTCCACACTAGAACCATTAGTGGTACACCATAGTCTGCTACTAAGCTTCTGAGCCACCCTGCTCAAGTAAATAGATGTTTGTAAGAAGAATCTTTAGCTCATTACATTATATAGAGATGTTCTGTTTTTGACTTTACCAGTACCGTACCGCCATGATCTGGCTTTTCTGCTTCGAAGTCCAGTTAGAAGAAGGCCAAAGGAGAGAACCAGAGCGAACATCCCATTAGCAAATCTCCATGAAGGTAAGAACTCCTTCAGCTTCTCATTTTCACGTTCCGGAATGCGAAATTCATCAACTAGCCCCtggatcaatcaatcaatcctGCGTTagagatgataaaaaaaaatggaatgttGGTGAAAAAGGTTCATACTTTGATGGCTTGTTGCATGAAGAGCATAGCGATAAGCAGTCCAAACAGTTCACCAGCAACACGGGTGAACCTATTGATGATGGAACAAGCTCCACATATAGCCATCACAAACAGCATCAAAGCAGTCCAAACACAAACCCTACACATTCAGACAGTGTTGTGTCAAACACATGATTACTCTTTTTATGCAAAACTCAAC is from Brassica napus cultivar Da-Ae chromosome A4, Da-Ae, whole genome shotgun sequence and encodes:
- the LOC106392337 gene encoding Boron transporter 1-like (The RefSeq protein has 2 substitutions compared to this genomic sequence) yields the protein MEETFVPFEGIKNDLKGRLMCYKQDWTGGFKAGFRILAPTTYIFFASAIPVISFGEQLERNTDGVLTAVQTLASTAICGIIHSVIGGQPLLILGVAEPTVIMYTFMFNFAKARPELGRDLFLAWSGWVCVWTALMLFVMAICGACSIINRFTRVAGELFGLLIAMLFMQQAIKGLVDEFRIPERENEKLKEFLPSWRFANGMFALVLSFGLLLTGLRSRKARSWRYGTGWLRSLVADYGVPLMVLLWTGVSYIPSGDVPKGIPRRLFSPNPWSPGAYGNWTVVQEMLDVPVVYIIGAFIPASMIAVLYYFDHSVASQLAQQKELNLRKPSSYHYDLLLLGFLTLMCGLLGVPPSNGVIPQSPMHTKSLATLKYQLLRNRLVATARKSIKTNASLGQLYNNMQEAYHHMQTPLVYQQPQGLKELKESTIQATTFTGNLNAPVDETLFDIEKEIDDLLPVEVKEQRVSNFLQSTMVGGCVAAMPILKMIPTSVLWGYFAFMAIESLPGNQFWERILLLFTAPSRRFKVLEDYHATFVETVPFKAIAMFTVFQTVYLLICFGLTWIPIAGVMFPLMIMFLIPVRQYILPRFFKGAHLQDLDAAEYEEAPALPFNLAAETEIGSTTSYPGDSEILDEVITRSRGEFRHTSSPKVTSSSSTPLNNRSLSSPRVGEIRLSQMSPRVVGNSPKPASCGRSPLNQSSLN